In Planifilum fimeticola, a single genomic region encodes these proteins:
- a CDS encoding MurR/RpiR family transcriptional regulator: protein MKRWMPERQNLSPLEQRVLDYLFDHPERVIRCKAEELAKTLFVSTATISRTCQALGFRGFQELKYALQQELLKEPGGNGAPETFPLQKHVDRFRRDFEETIRQLDYEKIRQAAALIRESPRIEFFGVGNSLFPCLDAAKKLTFAGKWCNARTDWDDLEVTAQSMTGDDLAFLVSYSGETQSILHFARTLKANGVKMISLTGPHPNRLEKMADLVLKGHMTDCYFGNLDLCSRFPMNLLLDLVIIEYIRRWKAPSQSGEP from the coding sequence TTGAAACGGTGGATGCCGGAGCGGCAAAACCTGAGCCCCTTGGAGCAACGGGTGCTGGACTACCTGTTTGATCATCCCGAACGGGTCATCCGCTGCAAGGCGGAGGAGCTGGCCAAAACCCTGTTCGTCTCCACGGCGACCATCAGCCGGACATGCCAGGCTCTCGGGTTTCGGGGATTTCAGGAACTGAAATACGCCCTTCAGCAGGAGCTCCTGAAGGAGCCCGGCGGCAACGGCGCTCCGGAGACCTTTCCCTTGCAGAAACACGTGGACCGGTTTCGCCGGGATTTTGAAGAGACGATCCGCCAACTGGACTACGAAAAAATCCGGCAAGCGGCCGCGCTCATCCGCGAAAGCCCGAGAATTGAGTTTTTCGGCGTGGGCAACTCCCTGTTTCCTTGCCTGGACGCGGCCAAAAAACTGACCTTTGCCGGCAAATGGTGCAACGCCCGGACCGATTGGGACGACCTGGAGGTGACCGCCCAATCGATGACAGGAGATGATCTGGCATTTCTCGTCTCCTACAGCGGTGAAACGCAGAGCATTTTGCATTTTGCCCGCACGCTGAAAGCGAACGGCGTCAAGATGATCAGTCTCACTGGCCCGCACCCCAACCGGTTGGAAAAGATGGCGGACCTCGTGCTGAAGGGGCATATGACGGACTGCTACTTCGGCAACCTGGACCTCTGCTCGCGGTTTCCCATGAATCTTCTGCTGGATTTGGTGATCATCGAGTATATTCGCCGGTGGAAAGCCCCTTCCCAGTCCGGCGAACCATA
- a CDS encoding MalY/PatB family protein, which translates to MKYDFDRVIDRRGTHCTQWDYVEDRFGMPDLLPFTISDMDIPSPTAILKALENRVKHGIFGYTRWNHREFKGAVRRWFARRFSADIDEDWIVYSPSVIYSCSKLIGMLSEEGDHVVVQTPAYDAFHPMVKALRRRWVPNELKDVQGRYELDFADLEKKLAHPKAKILLWCSPHNPTGRVWRRWELEEVIRLCRKHRVAVISDEIHMDIVYAPGRHIPITQVADGHLEGVFLCTSASKTFNIPGLGGSYAILPNPDIRRRFLTTLKERDGLSSASIPGTLATIEGYNHAEDWVDSLVEYLQDNMKAVSSFLRRHLPEFRFTMPEATYLAWIDASRTPFTEEELQEALIRRGKVAIMPGSVYGANTASFLRMNVGCPRSKVLEGLKRMKTAVDQLHRDLGD; encoded by the coding sequence CCCGTCGCCGACGGCCATCCTCAAGGCCCTGGAAAACCGGGTGAAGCACGGGATCTTCGGGTATACCCGATGGAACCACCGGGAATTCAAGGGGGCCGTCCGCCGCTGGTTTGCCCGGCGCTTTTCCGCCGACATCGACGAAGATTGGATCGTTTACAGCCCTTCGGTCATCTATTCCTGCTCCAAGCTGATCGGGATGTTGAGCGAGGAAGGGGACCACGTCGTGGTGCAGACACCCGCCTACGATGCCTTTCATCCCATGGTGAAAGCCCTCCGGCGCCGGTGGGTCCCCAATGAACTGAAGGATGTCCAGGGCCGGTATGAGCTCGATTTTGCCGATTTGGAGAAAAAGCTCGCCCATCCGAAGGCGAAAATCCTGCTGTGGTGCAGTCCCCACAACCCGACGGGAAGGGTCTGGCGGAGATGGGAGCTGGAAGAGGTGATCCGTCTTTGCCGGAAACACCGGGTAGCCGTCATCTCCGATGAAATCCACATGGACATCGTCTACGCCCCCGGACGCCACATTCCCATCACGCAGGTCGCCGACGGCCACCTCGAAGGGGTCTTCCTCTGCACCTCGGCCTCGAAAACCTTCAACATCCCCGGACTGGGAGGCTCCTATGCGATTCTCCCGAATCCCGACATCCGCCGCCGCTTTTTGACGACCCTGAAGGAGCGGGACGGCCTTTCCAGCGCCAGCATTCCGGGGACCCTGGCGACGATCGAGGGATACAACCACGCCGAGGATTGGGTGGATTCCCTGGTGGAGTATCTTCAGGACAACATGAAAGCCGTCTCCTCCTTTTTAAGGCGCCACTTGCCGGAATTTCGATTTACCATGCCGGAAGCCACCTATCTGGCATGGATCGACGCATCCCGCACTCCCTTCACGGAAGAGGAGTTGCAGGAGGCCCTGATCCGCCGGGGAAAAGTGGCGATCATGCCCGGAAGCGTATACGGAGCAAATACGGCCTCCTTTTTGCGCATGAATGTCGGCTGTCCCCGCTCCAAGGTGCTTGAGGGACTGAAACGGATGAAGACGGCGGTGGATCAACTGCACCGGGATCTCGGCGATTAG